Within the Capsicum annuum cultivar UCD-10X-F1 unplaced genomic scaffold, UCD10Xv1.1 ctg80413, whole genome shotgun sequence genome, the region TGTCATTGACTTTCGCATAGTAGTCAGCAGTCCAGCTGTCTGCTGCATGTGCAAAAAATAGCTTTGTTTTCTTTGGGAGTTCTTCAGGAGCCTCAACATGATTTTCCTGTCCAAACAAATGACATTGTCAGCTAAATTCTTCTCTGCATGGCTGAATTTCTCAAGCTGGGCAGACAAATTGGGTATTAAAAGCAAAATCTTTTGGTTCAGACTTGTGGAAAAAGTATTTGcaatttatagaaaataaaagTTGCTGCATGCTAGTGGCGTAAGTATGTTTTTTCATTGTGGTTCACCTTCATATATTTCATGATCTATATCATGCCAGTTATAGCAGTCCTAGGGAATTTCTATTATCTATGTTGGACATTGATCTGTTCATATCTGAAACGAACAACTAAATCAAGGAAATGAGTTCACCTCAAGAAAAATCTTTGATTCTGCCAAAAAACTAATCTAACAACTCACAAGCATAAAAACTAATATACTAATTTAACAACTcatgagacatatgaataaaGCACAAGCTTAACaactcacaagaataaaaaaatcattagttTGACTGTTTTCACTGTCAATGCTCCTGTCCAAGCTGTCTCCACGATTAGCACTGCAAATTGAGGTGCAAGTGTAGGAAACCAATGAATAAATACTCACAATGAAAGAAGCAATAACTATAAGAAAATACCTTCTGCCAATGACGAAACGTGGAACAATGCCTTTCTCTTCTTCCATTCTTTTCAAAGCCGCACCTGGATGTAGGAAAATATGTGAGAAGAATCTAGGACAATGACTTGAAAAATCTTCCATGAACTTTCTAATAATTACTCTTAAGTCAAATTGTAAGTGCTGGAATCATAAGATAAGTTCCCCACTCTAAAACAAATCGCTTCTTCCATCATGAAACCCACCTCTTGTTTCTAAGTCATCCCAAAAATAGTTTCCATTACTCAAAAAGGCAAGTTCTACCTTGTTATATgataaaaccaaaacaaaaaaaggaaactaCACAGTTGTAGTTTACCatttctcaattcagtgtttaaTTATATTCTTGAAATTCTAGAAAGCCACTAGAAACTCCTACATGCTCCCATTCACTTCTCCTCCCttgtaaagattaaaaaaatgtcCATTTTCATTATTCTATTAATAGTCTTCCCAAGATAAGTTGTAGTATTCCATTTCTTGTGGATGGGATAACAAGAACATGTATGAGAATAAGACAAGCATCACGATTATGTGAAGAACGAGAAAGAAATTAtcaataaatcataaaaactgATACTCTACCAGTTGACATCCATGCCTTCCTTATAGCATCTCTATCATTTTTGCGCCCAAAACTTGTGAAAATTCCTATTACTATTACTGGACCCTTTTCAGGAGTTTTTTTCATATCTGATGACTGTTTGGAGACAAATCCTTCCTGTCTAGCAGCTGCCAGTTCCATCTCTAGGGCAGATAGTTTCTTCCTTTGCTCCCTAATAACCAAACATTCTTAATTAAACTAGTCAATTTTTGTTAATTATGAC harbors:
- the LOC107863176 gene encoding hydroxyproline O-galactosyltransferase HPGT1 isoform X3; protein product: MELAAARQEGFVSKQSSDMKKTPEKGPVIVIGIFTSFGRKNDRDAIRKAWMSTGAALKRMEEEKGIVPRFVIGRRYFLIVIASFIVSIYSLVSYTCTSICSANRGDSLDRSIDSENSQTNDFFILENHVEAPEELPKKTKLFFAHAADSWTADYYAKVNDNVFVNLDSLRNALASYVSVPRAYIGCMKSGEVFSEQGHKWYEPDWWKFGDGKTYFRHASTELFVISQALARYISINRALLRTYAHDDVSVGSWFIGADVKYIDDRKFCCSSWSTGAICSGV